The DNA region GTCTTTGAGGCCTCGCTACAGACAGAGGGCGCAGTTGGTGACCCTCCACCGAATGACCGGTCGTGGTGGCAGCGCCTTGTCAAGTTCCTCAGGGAAATCGACCTTGAGGAAAGGTGACAGTGACCCAGATGGGCCCGTTTCGTGTGACCTCGGGCTGAGGCCTCAGCGTTCTTGAGGTCCGTCTTTGCAGTCTTCCGTTCGCCCTGCGGGATTGCGGAACACGACGAAGGGAAACACCGCCTCGAGCACTGGAGATTCCCATGTCGTGAGGGGGTAGTTCTCCGGTTTCCGACAAAGAGTCGAAAGGCCCTAAGCAGCTTTCGTGCTGATAGTCCAGAATCAAGGTTGTATTCAAATAAGCGATGCGCAGGGGAGATGACTATGCGCCGAAGATATGGGTTCGTCATTCTGGCGATGATGCTGATTCTGGCAGCGTGTACCGGCGAAGTCGGTGACACCGGTCCGGCGGGTCCGGCGGGTGCGGCGGGTCCGGCTGGTCCGGCTGGTCCGGCTGGTCCGGCCGGCGCAGATGCGTCCGCCATGGCCGCAGGGGATCTGTCCTGCACCGATTGTCACAACGACTCTTCGCTGATCACCGGGAAGAAGACGGCCTGGGAGGCAACGCTTCATGGTTCGGGCGGAGCCTATGTTCGTGGGGCTAGTGCCAGTTGTGCGGGCTGCCACTCGGGTGGCGGTTTCAGCGCGAGGATTGCCGCAGGGCAACACCCCGGCGAGCTTGAGGCCGGCGATCCCAATCCGACCCGCCAGGATTGCCGCACTTGCCACCAGATCCATACGACCTACTCGGGCGCCGACTGGGCGTTGGAGACCACCGATCCATTCGATTTCTACGCCTTTGAAGGCGTGACCTACGATGGAGGCGAGGGCAACTTGTGTGCCCAGTGTCACCAGCCTCGACGCGGCATCGCCGACGCTGTGGACGGAATGATCGAGGTCACGAGCACTCACTGGGGCCCCCACCACGGTGGACAAGGCTCGATGCTGCTCGGCATTGCCGGTGCAGGCGTAGAAGGCCGCCCGGCCTCTCACTACACGATGGTTGCCGACACATGCGTGACCTGCCATCTCGGCGAAGGTGCGGATCACAGCTTTGAGCCGGACGTTGCCGCCTGTGCGGAGTGCCACGGTGAGATCGAGGACTTCGACTTCAGCGGCCTGCAGACCGAGGTCCAGGCGATGCTGGATGAGCTCGAAGAGGCTCTGGTTGCCAAGGGCTGGCTCGACGAAGAGGGTCATCCGATGGTGCAGAATGTCCCCGAGGCTGAAGCTGCTGCGCTGTGGAACTGGATCTACATCGCCCATGAAGACGGCAGTCTCGGTGTTCACAATCCGGCATACACAAAGGCGTTGCTCGAGGCCGGCCTCGCAGCACTCGGCGGGTAGATACCACCCGACAATCGCTAGTAATACAAAGCGGGGCTGCCGTACGGCAGCCCCGCTTCTATGCCTCGGATCTCTCTAGTGCTTTGTGCGAAGTTGCACGTCGCACGTGTCTTCAGTCAGAGTTCACGAGAACCGTTCGTATCTGACCAGATCCTCGAGCGACTTCCGGCCGGCCATCGCCGAGGCGGTCCGCCCAGCCCGTTCGGCGGGTTCGTCCGGGTAACCGAGCGCAACAACATACCGGCATCCGTGATCGCCCGGTATGCCCAGCGCCTCTCGAGCACAGTCCTCTCTGTGCAAAGTGATCGGACAGGATCCGACTCCAATCGCCGCAGCGGCGAGCATTATGTTCTGAGACACCCTTCCCATGTCCCATTCGTAACCTTCCGGGAGACGGACCGGTGCAATCACGAGAGGAGCATTTCGAATGGGAACTGTGAAATCGCCGCATTCGGCCAGTCGATCGAGTTGTGCTCGCTCGCGCACCACGACGAACGACCAAGATTGGCGGTTCTTTGAACTGCCGGTCCAACGTGCCGCCTCCAGGATGCGGGTGAGGTCGTTTTCGGTCACCGGTTTCGCCAGGAAGCGTCTGACGGTTCTGAGTTTGAGTACGGACTCGTAGGTCTCTTCTGAAGTGTTGAGCATCATACGTCGAGCCTAGCTAGCCCCTTTTCCACCAATGTTTCTCAGCAATGCTGGACCCGGTTTTACGTACTCAGCATTGCTGAGAAAACGGAGGCGGAGCGCTACTGGTACTCGTAGAAGCCCCGGCCGCTCTTTCGGCCCAGTAGACCCGCCTCGACCATTCTGACCAGAAGGGGAGGTGGGGCGTATTGGGGCAGCTTGAACTCGTCGTAGAGCACGTCGGCGACTGCCTTGCAGGTATCGAGGCCGACGAAATCAGCGAGGGTCAGCGGTCCCATGGGATGGTTGGCTCCAAGGCGCATGCCGGTGTCGATGTCATCCGCCGTCGCCACCCCATTCTCATACAGACGTATTGCCTCGAGCATGTAGGGCACGAGCAGCATGTTCACGATGAATCCGGCCCGATCCTTGGCATGGATGACCGTCTTCCCCAGCTGGTCGGAGGCGAATCCCTCGGCCCGAGCTTCCACCGCCGGCGACGAAAGGACCGTGCTGATCAATTCGACCAGCCCCATTACGGGTACGGGGTTGAAGAAGTGCAGTCCGACGACCGAATCCGGACGGCTCGTCGCTCTGGCCAGGCGGGTGATGGGGATGGAGGACGTGTTTGAGGCCAGGATGACGTCTTCGTCTTCGAGTATGCCGTCGAGGGTCTTGAATATCTCGAGCTTCAGGGTTTCGCTTTCCGTGATCGCCTCGACTACCAGTTGCCGGTCGGCCAGATCGGCGAGGTCCGTGGTGTAGGTGATGCGTTCGAGGATTTCGTCACGTGCCCCGGCCTCGAGTTTGCCCTTGTCAACGGCCCGCCCGGTCGACTGTTCGATCTTCGACCGAGCCAGCGACACCGTCGCTTCGTCGACTTCTCTGATCGTGACATCTAGGCCCGCCTTGGCAGACACTTCGGCGATTCCGGACCCCATGAGTCCTCCGCCGACGATTCCGATGCGATGGATGGTCATGTGGCGCCTCCTGTCTCGCTGGCCCAATACTCCCACGAAGCTAGTCCCGTTGGCAGGGGAAAACGGATGGATGGGATGGGCTAATGGGTTCCTGTTCGGTAGCGGCACAGTAGCTCGAACAAGGTATGGGCCGTCTGCTCGATCGCAGCGACCGGAATGCGTCCGTCGGCGGCACAGGAGGACGCCTGGAACGCGTAGGCGGGTGGGAGCATCATCGTTCCTCTCCCTCAGCCTGGAACCGTTTGGGTTGTGCAGGCGTCATAATCATGTGTAGAGACTCGATAAGGAGGCGTGCAGTGCGTCTCATCAGGTTGCTCGCTGTTCTTTCCCTGTTGGCCTCCGCCTGCGCGGGCGCCGATTCATCGTCGTCGACCGCATCGACCGCGTCGACCGTGCCCGGCGACTCCCCGGTGGCGGGGATGCTCGTTGCCTCAGACGTGGAACGTGATGATCCGCTTGCTCCGGCCTCCGATGTCGAGCTGGTGGTGGCCGGCCTTCGGTCGTTTGCAGCAGAGCTGTACACCGAGCTGGTCGGCGACGGCAACATGGTCTTCTCGCCTGTGAGCGTGTACACGGCGCTGGCGATGACCTACGCGGGCGCGGCAGGGACTACCGCCGACGAGATGGCGGCGCTCCTGGGCGACGGCCTTTCCTTCGAAGCCTTCCATTCCGCGATGAATGCATTCGATCAGGTGCTCGCCACACGGAATCATGAGGCGAATGCGTCGGAAGGAGCGGTCGAGATAGCCGTCGCCAACAGCCTGTGGGGACAGCAGGGAATGGCCTTTGAGGCCCCGTTCCTGGATCTACTCGCCCGCGACTACGGATCGGGGATGCGCATCGTCGACTTTATCGATCCCTCTGCCCGTGAGGAGGGGCGCCGGGCCATCAACGACTGGGTGGCTGGTGAGACGAATGATCGTATCGAGGAGCTGATTCAACAAGGGGTGCTCGACGATATGGTGAGGCTCGTCCTGGTGAACGCGGTCTACCTGGACGCCGCCTGGCAGAGTCCGTTCGAGCCGGCGGCTACCACTGACGATCCGTTCCTGCTCCTCGATGGTTCTGAAACCTCTGTTGAAACGATGCACCAGCGAGTTACGGTGCCCTACGGCGTGGGTGAGGGATGGCAGGCCGTCCGAATCCCTTATGCAGGCAACGAGCTGGGGATGCTTGTGGTTCTACCCGACATAGGTAGCTACGAGCAGGTCGAAGACTCATTGAGCCTCGGACTCCTCGATACCGTGTCCGGTGCACTGTCGTTGGAACCGGTAATGCTCTCGCTTCCGAAGTGGGAGATAAGGACTCAGGTCGGGCTGGTTCCTCCTTTGCGGGCTCTGGGACTGAGCGAAGCTACCAGTGGGGCCGCAGACTTCAGCGGGATGACAGGTGAAGGGCATCTGTTCATCAGTGAGGTCGTTCACGAAGCGTGGATTTCTGCCGACGAAGCGGGGACCGAAGCAGCAGCCGCAACCGCCGCGATCATGAGCCTCACCGCCTTGCCATTGGATCCGATCCCCTTCACAGTCGACCGACCATTCATCTTCGCGCTCGAGGACATCGAGACCGGTTCGATACTCTTCATGGGGCGGGTGGTGGATCCTGGGTCCTGATGAGGCCTCTCCTCCCGAGCTCGGTGTCTGTCAACTCAGCGCGGCGAGTACCCTCTGGTCTTGATGTCTCTTTATTCCTATTCGCCACCTGAGAAACTCGACTCCCCGGTTCTCATCGCCTCGCTTCGAGGATGGGTGGATGCTGCAGGTGTCGGTTCTGCGGCCGCTGAGCACCTTTCCGGCCACGGACCGGTCGTCGCGGAGTTCGACGGCGATCAGCTCTTCGACTACAGGTCGAGCAGGCCGGTAGTGGATTTCATCGACGGGCATCTACGCAAACTCGAATGGCCGGAACTGGTCGTGCAGTACAGGCGAATCGGTGGTCGCGACCTGCTGATCCTGCGCGGTACCGAACCGGATTTGCGGTGGCGGGCATTCTCCTCCGCAGTGTCGGCCCTTGCCGCCAGCGCGGGCGTGTCGGAGTTCATAGCCATCGGGTCGGTTCCGGCCCCGGTTCCGCACACGATCGCTACCCCCCTGATGATGACTTCGCCGGATTCTGACTTGCTCGTCGACGACACACGAACACCTGAGGGTCTCCTGCGAGTCCCGGGGGCGGCGCTCACGGTGCTGTCCCATCGGCTCTCCTCCGATGGAATACCGGCGCGAGGCTACTGGGCCCAGGTTCCACAGTATGTCAACGGCCCGTTCTATCAGGGAGTGATTGTGCTGTTGGAGCGGATTGCCGATCGTCTTGGAATCGCCATCCCGCTCGACACCTTGCCCGAGGAAGCCCTCCAACAACGTGAACACTTAGATGGGATTGTGTCGAGCCGGCCCGAGATCCAGAAGGTCGTCGAGAAACTCGAAGAGATCGCCGAACAGGGTGACGAGATACCGACGGCCGACGAGATCGGTTCACAGGTCGAGCAGTTCCTCCGCGAAGCTTCCGACGATGGAGGCGACCCCTTCAGGTCCGAAGGACCTTAGGTCACTTCTATTCCGACCGGATCCGGGTCCAGGGTTGGTACGCTGGCGCCCATCCCAGGAGCAAGGTAATGGCTGCGTACGACCACAGCACGATCGAGAAGAAGTGGCAGGACCGGTGGGAGGCCGAGGGCCTCTACCGTTCGAGGGTGGACTGGGCGAGGCCCAAGCACTACGCCGTGACCATGCTTCCCTACCCATCCGGCGACCTGCACATCGGCCACTGGTATGCGATGACGCCCTCCGACGCCCGGGCGCGCATGATGCGGATGAAGGGATACAACGTGTTGTTCCCGATGGGGTTCGACGCGTTCGGCCTTCCGGCTGAGAACGCCGCCGTCCAGCGCAATGTGCACCCCGCCAAGTGGACCTACGAGAACATCCGGCGCATGAGAGCCCAGCTGCGCTCGATGGGCGCGATGTTTGACTGGGAGCGGGAAGCCGTGAGCTGCGAACCCTCCTACTACCGGTGGACCGAGTGGTTCTTCAAGGAGATGTTCGAACACGGCATCGCCTATCGCGGTGAAGCGATGGTGAACTGGTCGCCGACCCTCCAGACTGTTCTCGCCAACGAGCAGGTCATAGACGGGCGCGACGAACGCACCGGCCAGCCGGTCGTCCAGAAGCTGATGGAGCAATGGTTCTTCGCCATCACTAAATACGCGGACGAGTTGCTGTCGTTCGACGGAATCGACTGGCCGGATGCCATCAAAGCGATGCAGCGCAACTGGATAGGTCGGTCCGAGGGTGCAGAGGTGATCTTCCGCACTGAGGCAGGTGACGAAATCGTCGTTTTCACCACTCGACCCGACACGCTGTGGGGAGCAACCTTCATGGTCTTGGCACCCGAACACCCGCTGGTTGATTCGCTGGCGACGGCGGATCGACGTGAGCTAGTCGATGCCTACCGCGTGGCGTCTGCCGGCCGGTCCGAGTTGGAGCGGATGGAGGAAACCAAGGAGAAGACCGGTGTCTTCACGGGCGGATTCGCGATAAACCCCGTGAACGGCTAGCGCATCCCCGTGTGGATAGCCGACTATGTGCTGCTCTCCTACGGCACAGGCGCCATCATGGCCGTCCCGGCCCACGATCAGCGTGACTTCGAGTTCGCCCGCCAGTTCGAACTGCCGATCATCCCGGTCATTCATCCACACGGGCGAGAGCCATTGGTGGAGTCTGAGATGGAGGAATCCTTTGTAGGCCCCGGTGTGATGGTCAATAGCGGACCGATCAACGGCGTCGAGACGACGCTTGCCAAGGGCCGCGCCAACCCGTCGGTGGCCGCCGCCATCGACTGGCTCGAGGAGTCCGGCGCCGGGTCGGAGGCCGTCAACTACCGGTTGCGGGACTGGTTGATCTCGCGGCAGCGCTACTGGGGATCGCCCATTCCGATGTTGCACCGTGCAGATGGGCGGCTCGAACCGGTCGCCGACGCCGACCTACCGGTGGTCCTGCCGGAGGATGTGGCATTCGAGGGCCGCAGTCCACTGGTCACCAATGCCGAGTTCCTGAATGCGGTCGATTCGGAGGGTGTGCCTGCCCGACGAGAGACGGACACGATGGATACGTTCATGTGCTCGTCCTGGTACTGGTTCCGGTACCTCTCACCGTCGTTTGAGTCGGCCCCGTTCGATCCGGAAGAGGCGGCTTACTGGCTGCCGGTCGACGTCTATACCGGCGGGGCCGAGCACGCGGTCATGCATCTGCTGTATTCCCGTTTCTTCGTCAAAGCGATGCGTGACATGGGCGTGTTCGGTGATGCCGAGTTGGAGATGGGCGCCCATGGGCGGGATTCAGCCGGTCTGTTCGATGAGCCGTTCCTGGTGTTGCGTAACCAGGGCCAGATTCTCGGTGAGGAGCGATCGGGTGATCGCCTCGTGATCGAAGGCGTCCACGAGGCTGAACTGGTTGTCGCCTCTTCGGTCCGGGTGGATCCGGCCGCGACTCCGGACTCCGGTCTCGTCGTCGGAGAACTGATCCGGCGCACCGAGAACGCACTGCAGGTTCAGACCGAATCCGGCCTCGTGGCCGTCAAGGTTCCCGAGGGTGCAACAGTTGATATTCCTTCTATCCCGGGGACGAATGATGTGACCCAGTTGAAGCATCATCTCGACATCGAGCGTATGTCGAAATCCAAAGGAAACACGGTCAACCCGGATGAACTGGTTGCAGAGTACGGCGCAGACACCGTGCGGACTCACCTGATGTTCGCCTTCGAGTGGCAGAAGGGCGGGCCGTGGGACAGTCGGGGGATAGTGGGGTCGAGTCGCTTCATTGAGGATGTCTGGAAGATCGGTGTAGCCGAGTATCGCCCGGGCGAAGTATCGGCTGAGGCGTCAGCGTCTCTGAGGCGGCGGGTGCATCAGACGATCGCAAAGGTCGATGCGGACATGTTCGACTTCAAGTGGAACACAGCGGTGGCAGCGCTGATGACCCTGCGCAACGAAATGCAGGACGCATTGCGGGCGGGTCGGGTATCCGTTGGGGTCTGGACTGAGGCGACGGAAACCATGCTGAAGCTGCTCGCGCCGATTGCTCCGCACGTCACTGAGGAGTTGTGGCGCTTGCGGGGCAACGCGGACTCGGTTCATGTTCAACCGTGGCCGGAAGGCGACGCGGACGTCGCCCGTGAGGAAACCGTGACGATGGTGATCCAGGTCAACGGAAAAGTACGGGATCGAGCGGAGGTCGATGCGGACATTACGGCCGAAGAGGCCGAGGAGGTAGCGCTCGCCTCAGCGAAGATCGAGGAATGGATCGCCGGAAAGACGGTTCGCAAAGTGATTGCCCGGCCGCCGAAACTGATAAACATCGTCGCCGGCTGATCCGGCAGAGCTTTCTCGGCAATACTGTTGCGCGTGGAGGATGACAGTATTGCTGGGAAACGGGTCGTCTCTTTTTCGGCAATACTGTTGCGCGTGGAGGATGACAGTATTGCTGAGAAAACGGATCTAGGAGCTTGGTCGTGAAGCACGTCTATCAATCACCCGATCTCAAGTCGCGCGCTCTTTGGGCGGGCGGTTTTGTGGTCTTGGTGATTGTCGGGTTCTCCATATTCACCCCCACGCTCGGGCGGAGGGTGGGGCTCTGGGTAGTTGCGGTGGCGGTGATCGCCTATTTCCGGCTCATGGCGAGTTCACGTGTTGAGGTCGACGGATCCGATGTCACGGTTATCAACTATGCCCGGCGCCGTCGGGTCCGCCGCGAAGACATCATCGAATGCGGTATGGACACCCGCCCGCTGGTCGGACCGGTGGGTCGACTGCGGATGCGGGACGGATCGTCGATCTATCTGTACGGGCTGCAACCGCGACGCGAAGCAGGCGACGACACGTTGCGGAGTGATGAGTTGGCGGCGCTCGCACTGTCGATCGGTTCCGGCGGTCCCATGAGACCTTCCTAGGCCTGATGGTTCCGCGTAAAGGCCGGCTTGTGCCACCATTGCTCCTGTGATTCTCGCATCCATACCTTCGCCGCCGGTCAACGTTATCGAGGTGGGCCCGCTCGACATCCACTTCTACGGGATTCTGATCGGGATAGGCGTCGTCATCGCGATGATCATCACCGAACGTCGCTATCTGAGGTTCGGAGGGCACCCGAAGGACGTGGAGAAGGCTGCCTTCTGGGCTGTGGTCATAGGCTTTCTCGGTGCCCGACTGGCCTACGTGAGCACTCACCTCACCCGTTTCGAGGGCCGCTGGCTGCATATCTTTGCCATTTGGGAAGGCGGCCTTGCACTGTTCGGCGGCCTTACCGGTGGAGCCGTCGCCGCCATCTGGGTGATGCGACGCCGGAACGGCGATTTCCCAGCCTTTGCAGACGCCGTCGCCATCGGGCTACCGGC from Acidimicrobiia bacterium includes:
- a CDS encoding cytochrome c3 family protein; this translates as MRRRYGFVILAMMLILAACTGEVGDTGPAGPAGAAGPAGPAGPAGPAGADASAMAAGDLSCTDCHNDSSLITGKKTAWEATLHGSGGAYVRGASASCAGCHSGGGFSARIAAGQHPGELEAGDPNPTRQDCRTCHQIHTTYSGADWALETTDPFDFYAFEGVTYDGGEGNLCAQCHQPRRGIADAVDGMIEVTSTHWGPHHGGQGSMLLGIAGAGVEGRPASHYTMVADTCVTCHLGEGADHSFEPDVAACAECHGEIEDFDFSGLQTEVQAMLDELEEALVAKGWLDEEGHPMVQNVPEAEAAALWNWIYIAHEDGSLGVHNPAYTKALLEAGLAALGG
- a CDS encoding nitroreductase family protein, whose amino-acid sequence is MMLNTSEETYESVLKLRTVRRFLAKPVTENDLTRILEAARWTGSSKNRQSWSFVVVRERAQLDRLAECGDFTVPIRNAPLVIAPVRLPEGYEWDMGRVSQNIMLAAAAIGVGSCPITLHREDCAREALGIPGDHGCRYVVALGYPDEPAERAGRTASAMAGRKSLEDLVRYERFS
- a CDS encoding 3-hydroxybutyryl-CoA dehydrogenase, producing MTIHRIGIVGGGLMGSGIAEVSAKAGLDVTIREVDEATVSLARSKIEQSTGRAVDKGKLEAGARDEILERITYTTDLADLADRQLVVEAITESETLKLEIFKTLDGILEDEDVILASNTSSIPITRLARATSRPDSVVGLHFFNPVPVMGLVELISTVLSSPAVEARAEGFASDQLGKTVIHAKDRAGFIVNMLLVPYMLEAIRLYENGVATADDIDTGMRLGANHPMGPLTLADFVGLDTCKAVADVLYDEFKLPQYAPPPLLVRMVEAGLLGRKSGRGFYEYQ
- a CDS encoding serpin family protein — its product is MRLIRLLAVLSLLASACAGADSSSSTASTASTVPGDSPVAGMLVASDVERDDPLAPASDVELVVAGLRSFAAELYTELVGDGNMVFSPVSVYTALAMTYAGAAGTTADEMAALLGDGLSFEAFHSAMNAFDQVLATRNHEANASEGAVEIAVANSLWGQQGMAFEAPFLDLLARDYGSGMRIVDFIDPSAREEGRRAINDWVAGETNDRIEELIQQGVLDDMVRLVLVNAVYLDAAWQSPFEPAATTDDPFLLLDGSETSVETMHQRVTVPYGVGEGWQAVRIPYAGNELGMLVVLPDIGSYEQVEDSLSLGLLDTVSGALSLEPVMLSLPKWEIRTQVGLVPPLRALGLSEATSGAADFSGMTGEGHLFISEVVHEAWISADEAGTEAAAATAAIMSLTALPLDPIPFTVDRPFIFALEDIETGSILFMGRVVDPGS
- a CDS encoding PAC2 family protein is translated as MSLYSYSPPEKLDSPVLIASLRGWVDAAGVGSAAAEHLSGHGPVVAEFDGDQLFDYRSSRPVVDFIDGHLRKLEWPELVVQYRRIGGRDLLILRGTEPDLRWRAFSSAVSALAASAGVSEFIAIGSVPAPVPHTIATPLMMTSPDSDLLVDDTRTPEGLLRVPGAALTVLSHRLSSDGIPARGYWAQVPQYVNGPFYQGVIVLLERIADRLGIAIPLDTLPEEALQQREHLDGIVSSRPEIQKVVEKLEEIAEQGDEIPTADEIGSQVEQFLREASDDGGDPFRSEGP
- a CDS encoding class I tRNA ligase family protein: MFAFEWQKGGPWDSRGIVGSSRFIEDVWKIGVAEYRPGEVSAEASASLRRRVHQTIAKVDADMFDFKWNTAVAALMTLRNEMQDALRAGRVSVGVWTEATETMLKLLAPIAPHVTEELWRLRGNADSVHVQPWPEGDADVAREETVTMVIQVNGKVRDRAEVDADITAEEAEEVALASAKIEEWIAGKTVRKVIARPPKLINIVAG